CTCAGGCAAAGGATAGTAATGTGGGCTAGTGGAGAGAGCACAGGCTAGGAACTCTGGAGTTCCAGTTCCAGCTCTACTAGCTGTATTCTAGGGCAGGTCCCTTCACCTTTGCACGTCTTACGCCTTGTTTATGCTAGGAGATTTGCACTAGTTTGCCCAAAtcaatttaaaatctatttaaaactAATGCAACCTTTAACATCCATATATTTAAACCAGTGAAACTGTCACTGAAATCACTTTAACTTGCATCAGTAACCACTGAGGGAAGCTAAAAAGATGCAAGTTAAACTGGTTTAAGTGCATCTACATTAGGGGCTTGCACCAGCTTACCTACACCAATTTAGGTCTTGAATCGATTTAGCTGATAAGGAATCAACTTCAGTTGGTTGGTAAAAGCActcaaaactgaaataagagcGCCTATGCAAGGGAGACTGACTTTCAAGCAATCTTCACATATCCAGAGCCAGCAGCTGGTGCAACATTTCAGTGGTCTCTGAAATATTGCTGGTGTACTGAGCATGTATCCGTTCGCCTATGATATTGCGCTGCTGAACTGTGAACTTTGCTTCGTTTGGATTTCTCTACTTTGTTTCCTGGTCTATAAACCTCATTATTACTAAATTGAAATCTCAGCAGTTCTGATTTGTATCAGGGGTTCCCCTTGCATAAGCCAGGCAGCCTTCTGATCTCTCCTAAGCATTTTCATGCCAAAAAACCCTACAACACTCTTGGCCAGATATAGTCTATTAATTTAAACCACAGTCCCAGTTTGACCTCTGTTTTGGGAAGCTACATCAAATGGCCCGGAGGCCTGTATCAGGAATATGTAAACCTTTCCTTTCAAGTTTATGACTAAAGCTAGGAAAGAAGAGGTCACAATACAAAACGTGTTGCTAAACCACTGCTTGAAAACTGGCAGTGTCATACCTGACTTCAGTCATTATGGGAGTGAGCTTTGAACTGCTCCTATACTGCCAGGCCTGCTGGAGAAGCAAGCCTGACTGATTGAAGGACTCAGAGGCATAGCAGAAAGCTGAATCCTGAGCCAAAACTggaaccccctccctgcccaatgTGGAAGACATGAAAAGACTCCCTACCTTCCTACTGAAATAAAACAGAAAGGGGGCACTGCTAGATGCTGGGAGGTGGTGTTGTGGGAATGAGACACCGGCTTGTCTGGATCCTTTGCTTTGTTAATAAGTTGAGATCCCTAGAAGGGGCAaacttttctgaaatgaaattctgTTCAGAACACCCTGGGGCAGCCATTTGCTTTCTTTCAAATTGAGATTatactttattttgtaaaatttacAAAAGTTTACACAGATCGTGTTTATCTTCCCATCATTGTACATTTGACTGTGACTGGTCAGAAGCAAGTGGTCCTTGTTAATACAAATAAACTATGTACCATTAAAAGAAATAACTGTCCAACTAAGTCTGAATTTTAGGTACCAAGAAAGGGGTAAGAGAAAGGGGCATTTCTTATTTCCATGGGGCCCTGCTACCCTCCAGCAAATTCCCAATATAAGCTGTTGTATATAATAGGTTTGACTTTACCTTCCAATGTAGGGAAAACTGCAAAACACTGAACAAGCGGAAAAGATAGTTAAAAACAAGATAAATGGTACATAAAATGTTAATACAGCATCTATTCTGCTGCAGACCTCTTAGCCTGCAATGTGTAAAACTACAGGTGAACAACACACTAGAACTAGTGCTTTGGACCCAACCACTTTACTTAATAAAAGGAAAGGCCAAAAAGATATAATAAATTTAACAAAATTACATGACTAAGACCCACATTGTCTCTAAGCCTCTGCACCCATGTCAtcaaattttaaatgaaagggTAACAGACAAGTTATAGCTCAAATAGATTTAAAATCAGAAGATACAGCAATGCAGTAAGGgggctgaaacaattttttttattaggtataggctcttcccctccccacacccccaaccctaAGTCTGCATCAGTCAGTGGCTGCAACAACCTTGGGACAGGAGGCATATGCTCCATAAATCAGTGGAACAGTCAGGTTGGCTCCCACAGAAGCACAAAGCATCCCAATGACAGGGTTTTCTGACTGAGCAGAAGAAAAAACTCCTCATGCCAGTAGCTAGCAATAGGAAGGCATGCCACCAGCTAACTTACTACAGTCAGGAACACTTTCATGATCATTAACCCAAATTCATCTGGACATGTATTTACTAAGTCTGTCCTCTGAGGAAATGTCCTGGTGTCAAGATGGATCCCTAAACAAATGGGTTTCCATCGCAAGTGACTCTCAGATACTGGCACCCACAAGTATTTGTTGATGcggaataaaaaaaattagatcagTGTAGCAGCATCCAATTCACTCCACCTCCCAACGGCAGCTGGATCATGTGGCAGGAAGCCATACTTTCTGGGTGCTGACAATATCATTCAGTTTCCCTTTAATCTTCAGGAAGTGCCTCTTGAACTCCAACCCATCACCCTaggtaataaaaacaaaactacttTGGGGACTGCATGCATGTGCAAATAGACAGACAAGAAAGGAATGGGAACGCTTTAACGCCTGCCTATCTGAGGGACACTGGGACCTATTatagagattttattttttcctttacaaGTTTTGTGTTCATTGTTTATAATTAGTTCTCAAGAAACGCTGCCACCTCCTCTATCGTTATATGCATGGTATTACTTTTATAACCTTTTACAAAAGTGTCTCTTCCATTTGCCCCTTTGAGACAGTAGTTGTGGATTTTCTCCACTTAGGGTGCAGCAGAAATTCCCCTGAACCcatgttaaataaaattaaaatatttttaagactTAATCTTTCAAGAAGGGAAATATATGACATGGCAAGAAGAGTCCCCACCTCTACTATTATGCTCTTAACAGCTTGGCCCGACCATGACCTAATCCATTTCAGAGCCTTATTTTTCATGCACACATTTATAATAGACTCTCCCTCCAAATACATTGACAAGTGTTCTCTATAGAAACAAAACTGTCAGGGATCTTTAACACAGCAAGCAAATCAGCCTATTACTGTTAATTGTCACTGGCAGAGGCAGAAGCTGGAGTTCTCTGTCTCACCTGCAGCAGACTATTCTGCACTATCTGCCTAGAGATGAAGAGCACCTTTAATATTAGGTAGGGCCCCcgtttcacagaatcacagacgTGTAGAGCTGGAActacctcaagaggtcatctagtccagtcccctgcactcaagacagaaTGCTTAACCTTTTCCCAGAAAGCTATTATGGTCCATTACATTCAGATCTCTCTTAGCTTGATACTGTGGGCCAAATTTATGCAGCCCCTGCATACTACGCTAGGGACAAGACACAGGGAACCCCATGCACACCAACAGCCATAATACAGTTGCAGTGTTGGCAGACAGTCCAGCTAGTGGCTGCCAAACTCCAAGAGAGGCTGTCTGAGTGTGGGCATGCTTTCTTCCCCACTACAGTAGGTATCAGCAGAGCTGAATGGGGAGATAGAATAAGGCTAACTACAcctttaagggcttgatcctgcttccactggaGTTCATAACTCTATTTCCCCACTGATTTCCACGAAAGCAGGATCAGGCTAGCCCAGCATGCTGCCCCAGTGCCTAGAAGTCATTATGCTTTAGATAATTACAATTTCTTCTCCCATAGTATTTGGGCACTCCAGGAGCTTGCTCTCTCACTAGCTCGCCACACTTATTAACTGGAAGGAGGGATTTCCAGACAGTGAGAGTTAATAGCTTTTGCACTGCATGGGGCATTCAGTACCACAGCCCTTGTTTCAGGCACCAGTGAAAAAGTAATGTTTCCAGCTCCCATTTTGTAGGTTCTCTCTTCAGTTAGACACAACATGCCCATGCAAAAACCCCTTCTCCCCAGGCTTGTCATCTTATCCCACTTGCACATGTAGCTTTATCATATGAAAGCTGGTCCAGTTTGCTTCTAACACCCACCCCTCTAACGCTAAAGTCTGTTGGCTTATTTTGCATACCTTAGACAGGCGGAAATCCACCAAAATCTTGTCCTCCATTTCTACCAGGTTCACCTTGAAAATCAGTTTATTATTCCTTCTGTCAGTAGTTGATATAGTGACCTTGAAGGCAAATGGGAGAACATTTTTATGAGAAGGGCAGATTTCACATGCTCCTAGCACTATATTCACAGTATACTAGAAACTACACTAAGGGAGTCTGACTGACTAGAGATCTCATTTACAGGTCTTGTGTTGGTTCAGAAAATGCTACATCTGACTAAAAGATATTTTTATAGATTTGCCAAATGGAATCAGAAGCTTTAATTTGTTTATTTCCATGGACTGTACCTGGTTTGTGCAGCTTTTCTTCCAGACATAGCCCATCTTCTCACAAACCTCCTTCAAACTATTATAGGAGCGGTCAGCATCCAGCTTTGTAAAGAAACGGGTCATCCTCTTCACTAAGCGTTGCCATGGGTTCTGCAGATTAGAGATGTGGATTCCACAGATAACCAACTACTTTTCGGGGCTGAACGTTTGGAtaccacctcccccccacccaatttACTTGGCTTTAAAATTAGGATAATGTATCTGAATTGGTGCAAACTGCATCTTTACAGTCTAGCAGCCAAAGAACAAATTGCCAAGCTGCTGTGAACAAAGATGAACGAACATAGCATTTCCAGATATTACCTGTGATGAGCCTGGGGTGCCAAGTAACTGACTGTTAACTAGCATGTGCTCAGGGCATGCTGGCTGGGAGAAGCTGATCCCTTGCACTAGTTTGTTGATATTGGTTGGACTGCTGTCCCACAAGGAAATGCCAGTGCGAGGTTCTGGCTGAGAAGTGGAGTAGCTCACTTTTTCCTCACTGAAACATGAAAACACAATTAGTTATGTTAATAATAAAGTGCATCATAGTAATGTTACATTTCTCTGCTGACTTTTACAGACTaaaccaggggttcccaaactttttggctGAGTGACCACAATTTTGAGACTGTTTTCTGTGACCCCAGACAACAATATAGCAACCAAGGAATCCAAAGAATTTACACATTAAGTATCCTTTAGTGCTCTCGTGTGATACATGGGCTTGCATGTTGTGACAGCTCCTCAAAGTCTGGTGGCATGGTAGAAATTGCACATCTAATGACACCAACAGTAGCTCAATATTGCAGAGACTTGATGGACACAAGTGTGCTGAATACAACTTCGCACAAGTATGTGCTTGTGAATGGCACCATCAACTTCAAGGCAAGTGTTGAGAGTGCAGGATATTCATTCTGGACAATGAACCACAActctggcaggtttcagagtagcagccgtgttagtctgtattcgcaaaaaaaaaaaagaagtacttgtggcaccttagagactaacaaatttatctgagcaagAAGGTTCCTTGCAAGAATCGACTGCAGGAAATTTTGATGACCTGTTCGATTTCAGTTGCTGGCAAATCCATGGCATCAGGCTTGCACTGAAAGGGGTTTTGCACCCAATCATACTTTGTCATGTCCAAGTCAGGGAAAAAGGATGGAAACTATTCCTCCAGCCAACTAAGATGCTCAGCCATCACCTGCACTGGAGGCTGAATAGCTGGTCAGCCAGGAATTTGCAAAGCTTCAGAAAGGATTCATAGTTCATCTTTTATAGATTATTCTTCCAGAAAACAATTTTCTTCATGAATGAATCCTGTGATTCAATCACTCAGCTGAAGGACGTGGGAGTTCTTTCCTTGCAGATCTGTATTCAATTCATTCAGATTCCCAAATATGTCTGTGACATAGGCAAGAAGGCACATCTTCCTTTagccacaaaggaaaaaaaaccaataaATTCACTTTTCGCAGACCATTACATGGGCGTGCAAATCATGCAACTCATCTCAGTTAACAGAATTGTTCTAGTACTTTTGTTCTCAAATGCCAACAAGCTTCAGTGTGGACCAACACATGATCAGATTTCTTCGCAGTTTTGCAAATAGATGTGCACAGAGAGGCTGGGTCTTGATGTAGATCACAATAGATGAGACCTGCTGCAAAATGTCACCTAGCTCTGGACACAGACCTTTAGATGCCAGCTGCTCTCTGTGAACCATGCAGTGAGTCCACACAGGAGACTGAGCAACTTCCTTTACATTGGTACACAGACTTGCTTTGTGGCCTGTCAGACAACGCTCCATCTGTGCAAAACCTCACCATTGTGATATCACAGTACATTTTGTCTTGCATGTAGCACAAGGAATGTTCAATGTGCTACGTGGCTGCGTCGTGTCCGAGAGAAAGAACAGAATGTCTTCGAGAACCACAGCCTCCCATGTGTATTTCACAAAAGTCAAGACATGTGCATCACAACCCTCAGTTCTCTCATCAACTTGCAGAGCAAAAGCAGCTGTGTTTTTCAGCTGCTCCACTAACATGTTTTCCTTATCTGATCCTAATGCTTCAATCCTTTGCTTCACCATGTTGTTGGAGAGTGAGATGGCTTTGAGTTTgcctcaggccatgtctacacttacaagcttacagcagcacagttgtaCTACAGCTGCGTTGCTGTAAGATTGCTCCCGTAGCCATGTTATGCCGACAGGAGGGAACTCTACTGTCAACATAATAAAACTCGATCTatgagcggcagtagctatgttggagggagagtgtctcctgcccaCACAGCGTTGTGCACACGAGCGCTTAcgccagcaaaacttatgtcattcagggctgtgtttttttcacacccctcaacACCAaaattttgccgacataagtgctagtgaagacatggcctcagtttccccacacatTATATTCACCGTATTGACTGCAGCTGGCAAAATCAAAGTCTCTCCAATTGTGAGGTTTCTTGGCCTGTGCAGTGCGGTCACTAACTTCAAAATGACGACTTTTGAGCTTGGTCAGATATGGACTTGACTCCCCTCAATAGCAATGATTGATGCAAAAGTTCTTTTTTCCAACACTGGAAAAATGACCTTGGTTTTCCCTGTGTTCTTTGCAAAATGTTTCCAAGCATTGTTTAGGTTTATTAGGGATCATGCTTCCACTTAACAACACTGTGTGACATAGCAGACATTTAGCCTTTCTTCGTTCTTGACCAAAACACTGGTGAAGCCATAATCAAAGCAAACCTCATCATATTTGCAAGTACATTTCTTGAACTCTTGTTTTTCGTTCATTACTGCATCACTTGACTCACTGCTGGAGGTTGAAGCACAGAGTCCACTGTGCCTTTTATCACAAATCAGAAAGAGGAAGTCACTGTTAAGCAAATGAGCCCAGGATGGAAGAAATCCCTGTGTGGTGATAGTAGGGCAGCACAGAGACAGGGACTTACAATGAATCTTTACTGAGTGCCAACAGGGTACTCAAAAAAGATATGGGCCCTTAAGGCGCTTATAAGCCACTGCAAATTCTCATCTCAGAAGAGGCTAGCACAGGATCCTTCTAGCTCATGCAGAGAGGATGTTTTGTTGATAACGCTGCTGCCCACAGATAAGGATCTTCTAAATTCAAGTCCCTCAGCTGGATGCTTGCACAGCTGGACGGTGCAAATGGCCAAACTGCCATCCGCATGGCCAATGTGTCCGGGCCTGCTCCACAAATGCCGTTTTGATGTACAAAATGGTGGCCTCCACACAACATGACCTTGTACACACCATACTGGCACAGTCTGGATACATCTGTGGTCAGATGGCATAACCTCACAGGCTCTACCCCATCTGCTGATGGCCCACAGTTCGGGAACTGCTGGACTACATacacatatatttaaaaacaacagtaATTTGCATTACAGAACTTATATTAAAAGACCCACTTTACAAGGTTTAGCCACCTCCACAGTCTTAATGGGTGCGGACAGATCTGAATACTGAGTATGTTTGCGCTAATTCATGGAACATTCATCGGGTGGAAACTATTAAGGATCCCCCTCCCCATGATGTTTTAATATACTctaggaatttgggggaagttctatgtgcTGTGGTATACGGGAGATTAGACAaaggcccttctggcctttgaatctatgaatacaGAGTATGGGGAGAAGAGCTGTCAGATTACAACCTGTTTTCACATAAGAGGGAAATTTGGATAAAATACAACAGGAAGGGTATAATTCTGAAGCCAGCTTAACTAAGTTATAGGTTTTCAAGTAAAGGCTTTCAGGTAAAGAAGTGTGTGGGGTTAGAAAGTGAGGCTATAATCATCTTTTAAGGTATCGCGGGGAAGGGAACCCTGAATCACAGGTAGCGGAGAAGAATGTAATTATACATATCCCCATCTGAATAGCACTGTGGTGTAAAAAACAGGCATCTAGAAACAAAAGGTGATATCAGGCTGGAGTCCATTGTGTATTAGTcactgaaaacaacaaaaaacacaagcaTATAGCATTCTGACCTGTGTGCACTTTTCATCGGCGAAAAGTCCATATCAGACCGAATGTGCTTAGAAAAGCCACCTGGTGAGTCTGAAAGGCCCCCTGAGGAGACACGAGCCCGCTTTACACCTAACAGAAGAAGATAGATCACACAATCAGGGGTCAGAAAAATCATCCTAAGGGTCACCAGGGGTTTAAAGCATTTGGAATTAGGCGGAGCTCCCCCATTAAAAATACATAGCTCTCGCATAGGTTGGTCTTTGAATTGTCACACAGATCActgtctttgtttattttttccatttgtgtTCCAGGAGCTGCAATGTTTGAAACTATGATGCCAAACATCACTGAACAGCTATCTCAATAGCTGAACAACTAGCATAGCCACAAGGGTAAAAATCCTTAATACATTATCGTTTTCAAAAACGTCACTTAAGGGGCAGAAAAATCCTGCCCTTATAGGAATACCGTGAGAAAAAATGAGAAATAACTATTTTTTTCATCCAAAAGAGTAACATCTCACTAGAAAAGACAGGAACTATAATGCCTTAAGCCTATGCTGGTTGCGCTGATCCTTCTTTCTTTATGGTTGTGTCCACAGGGAAAAAAATGCTTTGCAAATTCCCAAGATCTCATCCTGAAGACAACTGTTCCCCCACTCTTCGTTAAGAGCAGACCCCTTCCATGGGGTGCTGATAGCACTCAGCACCGTCTCCTATGATATTGTGTGACAACCAGTTATAAGAGCATCATGAGACAGAGCTAACATGCCCACATATGTAAGTCTCCCAGGCCAGATGATGACATTTTAACACTTATATGAGAAGACCCAAGGTTAATGAGGTAACAAAAATATCACACTTGATATCAAACATACTTATGAAAGTCTTAAAACCAATACTCTGCAGTGTACATTTTTGAAACTTCACTCACAGAGCAGAGAAGTTGGGAAGGAGACATATATCCAGAGGATGAATTAAGGTAGTCTGCACACTTCAACTGTGAATTTCCAGGATTTAAGTTGTTTGAATTTCTTgtaagtttaaccttaactctgaatttcttgcCTTTAGAGTAGTTTCTGCTAACTATAGCGTTCCAAGGATTTTACCCCAACATATGCTCTCAACCTTTACTTAAGCTATTTGTCTATGCTGACAAAGCACTTAAAGGCATTTACCTTTTTTCATAGGTTTGTTGTACCATCTGTCCTTTTTAATGTCTGCAATGGTAACCCTTGCCGTGGGGCTCTCAGTTAGTATTTTGTGGAGCAAAGCTAGAGAGAAACATTACATTCATAGGAAGAAACAACAATGAATTAACTGCCATATATCCTGATTCCTAGATCTCTATATATCATGTTTTCCACAGGTcattacatttcaaaatgataCTTCAATTCCATCCCCAAATCCTAGAGTTTATCAATCCTAACCAGATCAAATCCACATTTTGATCACTCATAAATTAACACCAAGTTAAGGTAAACTCATATCTGGGAGGCCTAAAATAAAACCCAAGTTTTGTATAGATTTGTGACTGTGTACCAAAGTCCACCGTGTTCCACCTTCCACCTTCATGAAGGCTTTCTAGCAGATTTCTATAGGCCTGTTTACTTACAAGAATCATCTTGGGCAAGAACAGCGTAGGAGAGTACACCAAACAAATCTAGTACCCTGGGTTTTAGGTCACTCAGCAAAGAAAGAAATATTAGCAACACTTCAACCCTCAGACTTTCcagggtcaggaagaaatgtAGTGACCAAAGAGCCCGGCGTGGGGGTTAAATTTAATCGGCTCAGACCTACCAAGTGTCCTTAAGCTCATTactcaaaaataataaaacatagcCTAGTTGTACACATCTTCATCAACAGGACTTCTGCCCGTTCCCTTGGGAAATAATTTCCTGTCTAACAGATCTCGGGCCCCAATTCTTTACTAGCTTGTGAAGTCATTATAGCTGTGCAAAGTAGGTGTGAAATAGTACCAGATCAGAATGACAGATCTTTGCATGTGCTTTGCACAGCTAAGTGACTGCACAAGCAAGGAGGAGGCAGGCCCCATATCTTTAGAAGTCTGTCTGAATAGTCTCTTCCTGTTGCCATCGCTGCTATGTCAACCAGATGTCTCCCACCAGTCTTGCTTAAGaacacccaccctcccccccaacccaatTTTCAGGTAGCTCCCTAAAGGTGTTTTACAAGTGACAGTTCATGTGACATCGTGAGTCCATAGTAGAATCCAGCCTTTAGACAGAATGATTTTTGAACACAGACATGCATAACTCCAGCACTTTATTCCCCTAGACACATCACTGTCCTACTCAAATACATAAAAATCAGCCAGCCATTCCACTGACAACTTACCTAATGGTGCAGAATCAATCTTCTTC
The nucleotide sequence above comes from Lepidochelys kempii isolate rLepKem1 chromosome 22, rLepKem1.hap2, whole genome shotgun sequence. Encoded proteins:
- the CHEK1 gene encoding serine/threonine-protein kinase Chk1 isoform X1, which translates into the protein MAVPFVEDWDLVQTLGEGAYGEVQLAVNRRTEEAVAVKIVDMKRAVDCPENIKKEICINKMLNHENIVKFYGHRREGSIQYLFLEYCSGGELFDRIEPDIGMPEPDAQKFFHQLMAGVVYLHSIGITHRDIKPENLLLDERDNLKISDFGLATVFKHNGRERLLNKMCGTLPYVAPELLKRKEFHAEPVDVWSCGIVLTAMLAGELPWDQPSDSCQEYCDWKEKKTYLPPWKKIDSAPLALLHKILTESPTARVTIADIKKDRWYNKPMKKGVKRARVSSGGLSDSPGGFSKHIRSDMDFSPMKSAHSEEKVSYSTSQPEPRTGISLWDSSPTNINKLVQGISFSQPACPEHMLVNSQLLGTPGSSQNPWQRLVKRMTRFFTKLDADRSYNSLKEVCEKMGYVWKKSCTNQVTISTTDRRNNKLIFKVNLVEMEDKILVDFRLSKGDGLEFKRHFLKIKGKLNDIVSTQKVWLPAT
- the CHEK1 gene encoding serine/threonine-protein kinase Chk1 isoform X2; this translates as MKRAVDCPENIKKEICINKMLNHENIVKFYGHRREGSIQYLFLEYCSGGELFDRIEPDIGMPEPDAQKFFHQLMAGVVYLHSIGITHRDIKPENLLLDERDNLKISDFGLATVFKHNGRERLLNKMCGTLPYVAPELLKRKEFHAEPVDVWSCGIVLTAMLAGELPWDQPSDSCQEYCDWKEKKTYLPPWKKIDSAPLALLHKILTESPTARVTIADIKKDRWYNKPMKKGVKRARVSSGGLSDSPGGFSKHIRSDMDFSPMKSAHSEEKVSYSTSQPEPRTGISLWDSSPTNINKLVQGISFSQPACPEHMLVNSQLLGTPGSSQNPWQRLVKRMTRFFTKLDADRSYNSLKEVCEKMGYVWKKSCTNQVTISTTDRRNNKLIFKVNLVEMEDKILVDFRLSKGDGLEFKRHFLKIKGKLNDIVSTQKVWLPAT